One genomic segment of Devosia sp. includes these proteins:
- a CDS encoding TraB/GumN family protein, which produces MIGLSFAAPAVAAPALWKVSDADSSVWLFGSVHMLPPGTDWRTSYFDKVLAKADRVYLETDIGPEAQMRITPLSMELGFSTGGVLLSDRVPSDVIDRMRELANEYNVPMPLLLAMRPWMAATTLSVGVLADAGYDPNLGVEMIVTSEVPAERMGYLESPEDQIGILAGGSDEEQVAMLVATLDSAPAMQADIDAMIDAWLGGHPEGLGDAFMAQMGGYHEDTMARLIDIRNSNWVEQIETMLADNESAFLIVGAAHLIGDVSVVKMLEDKGFSAQRMQ; this is translated from the coding sequence TTGATCGGTCTCTCGTTCGCGGCTCCGGCCGTGGCCGCTCCGGCGCTCTGGAAGGTGTCGGACGCCGACAGTTCCGTGTGGCTGTTCGGATCTGTGCACATGTTGCCGCCCGGCACGGACTGGCGGACGTCCTATTTCGACAAGGTACTGGCCAAGGCTGACCGGGTTTACCTCGAAACCGATATCGGGCCGGAAGCCCAAATGCGCATTACCCCACTCAGCATGGAACTCGGCTTCTCGACTGGCGGCGTGCTGCTGAGTGACCGCGTTCCCAGCGATGTCATCGATCGCATGCGCGAACTGGCCAATGAATACAACGTGCCCATGCCCCTGCTCCTGGCCATGCGCCCATGGATGGCCGCGACGACCCTGTCCGTGGGTGTGCTGGCAGATGCCGGATACGATCCCAATCTCGGGGTTGAAATGATCGTGACCTCGGAAGTACCGGCGGAACGCATGGGGTATCTCGAATCCCCCGAGGACCAGATCGGTATTCTGGCCGGCGGGTCAGACGAGGAACAGGTGGCCATGCTGGTCGCGACACTGGACTCCGCCCCGGCCATGCAGGCCGATATCGACGCGATGATCGACGCCTGGCTCGGCGGCCACCCGGAGGGACTGGGCGACGCATTCATGGCCCAGATGGGCGGCTATCACGAGGATACAATGGCCCGGTTGATCGATATCCGGAACAGCAACTGGGTCGAGCAGATCGAGACCATGCTGGCCGACAACGAGAGCGCGTTTCTCATCGTTGGGGCGGCACATCTAATCGGCGATGTCAGC
- a CDS encoding phosphatase PAP2 family protein encodes MFDLQKSWPLGLSRKSWPYFLVGMIVILATLSTIDIAASRGAIAWPDQWRAPFFFITDYGLSDWVLIPSLALMILLRLAMFPMQGVWRQATGELALLSAFIFVGVGGPGLMTNLLKRLVGRGRPSEYDSVGAFSFQNIFNDWTFQSFPSGHSATAVAMAFAFGFVWPRLFPVLLVLGIVVAISRVPVGAHYPTDVFAGAVVGMLGAYLVRNLFARKGWLFAVSADGHVVRKPLTGLRQLLQRTEA; translated from the coding sequence ATGTTTGATCTGCAGAAGTCCTGGCCGCTTGGCCTCAGCCGAAAATCCTGGCCCTACTTTCTGGTCGGCATGATCGTTATCCTTGCCACCCTGTCGACGATCGACATCGCCGCCTCCCGCGGCGCTATCGCCTGGCCGGACCAATGGCGCGCCCCGTTCTTCTTCATCACCGATTACGGCCTGTCCGACTGGGTGCTGATTCCCAGCCTGGCGCTCATGATCCTGCTGCGCCTGGCGATGTTTCCGATGCAGGGGGTCTGGCGGCAGGCAACCGGCGAGTTGGCGCTGCTTTCCGCATTCATTTTCGTAGGCGTCGGGGGCCCGGGTCTGATGACCAATCTGCTGAAACGCCTGGTCGGGCGGGGCCGGCCAAGTGAATATGACTCCGTCGGTGCCTTTTCATTCCAGAACATTTTCAACGACTGGACGTTTCAGAGCTTTCCCAGCGGGCACTCCGCGACCGCCGTGGCCATGGCCTTTGCCTTTGGCTTTGTGTGGCCGCGCCTTTTTCCGGTGCTGCTGGTCCTTGGCATTGTCGTCGCCATATCGCGCGTGCCGGTGGGGGCTCATTACCCCACCGACGTGTTTGCAGGTGCCGTGGTCGGAATGCTCGGCGCCTATTTGGTCCGCAACCTGTTCGCCCGCAAGGGTTGGCTATTTGCCGTCTCGGCCGATGGGCATGTTGTCCGTAAACCCTTGACGGGGCTACGCCAATTGCTTCAGCGCACCGAGGCGTAG
- a CDS encoding ETC complex I subunit: MTARIYRPARNAMQSGKGKSRNWVFVYEPEVARSIDPLMGYTSSSDMQQQIKLSFETLEEAEAYAKRNGIPYSVQAAHDATPKKVSYPDNFRSDRKTPWTH; this comes from the coding sequence ATGACCGCTCGTATCTATCGCCCCGCACGCAATGCCATGCAGTCGGGCAAGGGCAAGTCCCGGAACTGGGTATTCGTTTATGAGCCCGAAGTTGCGCGCAGCATCGACCCGCTGATGGGCTATACGAGCAGCTCCGACATGCAGCAGCAAATCAAGTTGTCGTTCGAAACGCTTGAAGAAGCTGAAGCTTATGCAAAGCGAAACGGTATCCCCTATTCGGTTCAGGCGGCGCACGACGCCACCCCGAAAAAGGTGAGCTATCCGGACAATTTCCGTTCCGACCGCAAGACCCCCTGGACGCACTGA